A segment of the Lycium ferocissimum isolate CSIRO_LF1 chromosome 10, AGI_CSIRO_Lferr_CH_V1, whole genome shotgun sequence genome:
CCTGATTATTTCACTTAATGTGAAGCTGGGCAGAGAAATAAGCTCAGCAGACCATGACATAGTGTTGCCTTTTCCAGTAGAGAATACAGTAACAATGTTCCATTGTGCTGATGTTTAGTCGTTTACAAGCAACATAAAATAATTGTGCTAGCTCGACAATGAGGAATCACGAATCAAGTCAAGAAAGAGACCAAAATGGTCAAGTGGGTTGCAGATTCACGGGCATCCTCTCCttattaaaccaaaaaaaaaaaaaaaaaaaaaaaaaaaaagattcacgGGCATTGTCTCATTTGTGACCACAATCCTCAACCGTGGGCACGCCATCAAAGCAGGAGGCATCCCATCCTCAACTATTTGGAACCCTCCCGATGAGTACTCCCCTCGCCAATAGGCCGCCAACGTGATGTGTTAGCTGCCGGGTGGATGAGAATGGTTGGAGTTCTGAATTTGACATAGCCAAACCTGTCGGCTATTGATTCCCGCTTTGATGCTTCGGTCGAGGGAAAGGGTGTAGTTTCTGCTGTGGTTGAGTTACTTGATAGTCAAGGCATACGGTACAAACTTATAGGGGgcttttttccctttatttataGTAGTAATTAGTAGTGACCAAACCACATATGGATGATTATGGTCTTTGAGTGATGAAACGTATATTGATAACAGAAGGTTTTGAGGCCCCTTTGTTGTGATAGTGTTAGCATAGAGAGGTAGGGGCAGATCTAGTGGTATAGTTGTGGGTTCACTTCAACCATAACTCTTAGTCTAGACCTGGATTTATCTGAGTGAAATGCACTGAAATTTCTGAAAATGTTGAACTATGAACCCATAACTCAAATAATTTAGTGGTTGAAACCCAAGTCCTGAACCTGTGAATTAAAATCCCGAATCCGCCACTGAAGAGAGGTAGATAATTTTACAATGACTTAATTCTTCAAACTTCCTTTtaattcaccttgaatccagAATTCTGGCTGTGAAATATCACTCTTACTCTCTAAGTAACAAGAATGGTATAGCTGTTACATTCGAAAGGTGAATTGTGTATTTCTTCTGAACTGTTCTAGTGTTCTGTAATAATGTCATTACAAATCTAGTGGTAATGCGTTAGACTTCAGCTTATTATCTCTTGGGTAGACGCATAGAAACAATGTTCCAGACCTAGCTTACACGCATTTATACTTTCACATTTCCTCCACTTGGTTGTTTTATCACTTCAATGATACCAGAGCTTTGGTCTAGTCGAAGAGCGCAAACGTGGTGCTTGAGTTAAGTGCACATCATGGGAACCTCGCCACATGCAAAAGCCTGGTATCTAAGTGGAGAAAGATAAAGAGATGGATGCATTACCCATCGACTTTCAAACGCTGTGTCACTGGTTGGGATTTCtcgaatataaaaaaaaaaaaaaaaaatggagccTGAGGCTAAGATTCCACTGCCAGGTTTACTGTAAATCGTGGACTCATAGTCGCCATTTTGCACTCATTTTGCTCTACTTCCTAAACTGTCGAATCTTTCAACAAATTGAGAAActtctcaaaatattttcaaatgtgacattctttctgtctttaattttatttgcatttttaaATGTCCATTCTAGTGTATCAGGAGTGTTTTCTAATTTCTACTCATAATAATGAGTAAGATGCTTTGCAAATCAAAAGATACGACTTCCATCATGCTTCGGCTTTGGTCCATTTTGGACGTTGGTCAGAGGCGGAGCTAGGATTTTGAGTTATGGATTATAGATtcttaaaaaagaaagttactGAGAAAGGTACCGGATTCTACTGAATCCACAATCGGAATGCTAGCTCCACCATGATGGTGGTGCGTTTCGATAAAAAATTAACTAGATGGTCGGTACTCAAGTTGGGCACCGGCGTATGCCTGATGACAACTACTATTATAAACTATACAGGGCTGAAGACTCCAAATGATACAAACCATAATCAAGACTCCCCAAGAGACCAATGTCGGGCAGATCCAGGCATTTGCTTTGTAGCTTTAACTATATCAGTAATTATGCGATACCAATATCTCATATGCAACTGTTAGGCAGCAAGGAGCTTGCAAGCAAATTCAAAGGCCAAAGCACAAACCAAAAAGACAACGACAGCAACATTGTCCGACTCACTACACCAGAACATGAGTTAGCAGATCCATTTTAACACGTTCCACACAACAAAAACAGGGCATAGAATGAATATACCTGCCAAACAAAGTCGTCCAACCACCAAaaagctatgttgctcggactttTAAAAAATGTCGTGAGGTGCACCTTGGATCCTCAAAATGTAGTGCATGTTTGGAAGATCTGACACGGGTGCGACAACTATTTTGGGGAGTCTGAGCAACATAACCAAGAAGAGactatttaaaaaagaaacttGAATTGAATGCTTCCAGTAGTACCAGCTTGATAATAAACTTGCGACTACAACCTTTTGGACAACTTGTTACATGCATAAACTATACAGGTAATAGCTTATTTGAGCAAAGCACAAAAATGCTTAAGCCAAAGACTCAACAGAAATATTCCAGGTCGGAACATGGCTCAAGATCGAAACACCCCTCTTTCTTAGCTAAAACAACCTAAGTAACTATCGTTACAAGTATTGTACACAACTATTAGCCAGCAGTAAGTACATGGAGCCACATTCAAAGGCCAAAACacaaaaccaaaaatcaaaGGGCAGCAAAATTTGCTCGATTCATTGCAATGAAAATGGATTTTAATACATAAGCTAGACACCAGATTACATTCACTGTTTTAGCACAAacagaaaaaaaggaaatagaacTAACATAACTGCTTAAGAGTCATTCAAACTCCAAACGAGAAAAGTTCCAACAGAAACATAAAAAGATTCACAAAAACTTGCAACTGAAACCTATTGCACTACTTATTGCAGACATAAACTATACCATTTACTGCTATAAACTCCAGATTATATAGGCCATAATCAAGTGAAGTTGCTCCTATGTCCTCCGAGATTACAACGAGGTACATGGTTCGACAATGGATGGAGCAGTCGAGAAGGTGGAGCCCGCCCAAACGGATTTCCGGTATTATCAAATTGTGGAGCGAAAAGATCATAATCTCCACCAATTATATGTGGCCTCCAAGGTCCTGGAAATCGATGAGGACCCCCTAAGAAACTCAGGGGATCAACAAATCTTCTTCTACTACTCACCTTCCTTCTCTTCCTACTCTCCCAAGACTTGACAAACTTCTCTTTCCAATGTCCCCCTTCTCCCGATATCTCACCATCACCAAAATGCTCCGCATATTTCTTCTTCCACAAATCATCGCTCGAACCCAAATATCGCAATTCGGAGCTCAGACAACTCACTTTCGCTATCTCAACACCAGGAAGGGATTCCAAAATCTTCAACTTTAGATCAGTCGGGAGTCGCGTAAAGCACGGTGGAAGCGCCAAACCGGACTTTTCGCACAAATCAATTAGCAATGGCAATACAAGCCCGTCCTTCACGTTCCTCCAAAACATAAACACTTCCTTCTCCGGAGAGGTTATGGAAACCCCATTTACCTCCTCATTTAATCCACAATTAGCCCACACGACGTTCAAAAACGGAACTAATTGGTCTTCGTTTAACGTCACTCTACGCGCAGAAACCCCACCGGACAATGACCCATGAGCAATAAAGAACATCCCTAAAGATTGAAACTTTAACTCAATAGTGTGAATCACATCCGAATTACCCCGTTTTACATGATCAATAACCTCAGGCAAAGTGTAAAACAGTCTCATTCGTGAAGCACCCGAAggccaatttttcaaaaattgagtCCCACTAAGCTCAGTAAACGAAACAGGGTCAAGAAGAACAAACCCGGATTCGACAAAAACAGCGTGAAGTGCAACCACCAACAGCTTATGATCACGGCCACCGTCATCACTTAGCTCCTCCGTGAACACTTTCCTTAAAAACCCAGGTACACTAAACGATTTCGTCAAATTCACACCACTGTAATCTCCATCTACCTCCATAAAATCATCTGTTTCGTCTCCCTGATGTATCGAATTTAGGGTTTTCGCCTCGTGGGTGTCCATATTTCTCACTTTTTCAGGTTCTTGGACCATTTGGGTGTCCAAAATTTTCACCTTTTCAGGTTCTTGGACAACGTGGGTGTCCACATTTTTCACCTTTTCAGGTTCTTGGACAACCTGGGTGTCCAAAATTTTCACCTTTTCAGGTTCTTGGACAACTTGGGTGTCCAAATTTTTCACCTTTTCAGGTTCTTGGACAACTTGGGTGTCCGTGTTTTTCAATTGGGTGTCCATTTTTTTCACTGTTTCAGATTCTTGGACAATTTGGGTGTCCATATTTTCCACTGTTTTACATTCTTGAACAATTTGGGTGTCCAATTTGTTCAACAAGTTGGAATCTTGATTAGGGTTAGATTTGGGGATATGGgtttgagttgaaattgaaaaCACATTTGGATTGTAAGTAAAAAAGATAAGATCACCTGATGTAATACCAATTGATTGAAGTGTTTCTTCAGAGTTTTGAAGCTCTTCCTTTCTATTTAAGGAAAGATGAATGGaatttgatgatgatgatgaagggAATGCTTGAGAGATGACATGTTTGAGTTCTTGAAGAGTGCATGAAGATGATGGTATGTTGATTTTAAGGGTTTGTTTGGTTTCGAAGCATCGAATTCTGAGTTTCATGGTGGATTTTTAGACCTTTTTTTCTTATGTGAAGGTTCTGGTGAAGGTGGATCGATGAGGACTCATAAGTGCAATGAACAagataaaattgagaaaatgacaaaaatgatgTCTTATGTCTGAGGGTAAGTTCAATATAGTCCCTTAAAGCATGCACTTaatagttttggtcctttaatttGTCAAGAACtaacacttttagtctctgTATATTTACTGTACTTTGTCGGTTAGATATAACGAGATCTATGGGAACTTACACTTATGtaacttagagcctgtttggatgggcttattttaagctttaagttaaaaaaataagttggtaatATTTTTTACCcagcttatttttgttattgttaAATACGCCCAATTACatttttgagtttattttaagacaaaatagCTTTAAGTAagtaacttataagccaatccaaacgggctcttattAAGGTGTAATATCTGTTATTGTTTATACGTTCTTAGTTTCtagtgcattttttttttttgtgttgcataCTTAGGATTTGATTGGACTTCCTTGGGTGTTTGtggttaaattatttttccattGTTTTCATCAAATGTAACGAGcataaattgttaaatatttgacgGAGGCTAAAAGTGTCAACTTTTGACGAATTTAAAGGAACAAAACTTGTGAGACTATATTGGTTATGTCGTTGGTGTTATTGTTAAATGATCATAACTATTTAGTCCATAGGGACTATTTTCAACCTGCCCTCAAACACAAGggatcatttttttcattttctcgaCTTTTTTATGCGGGCGTTTGAACCCATGATAGTGGGCGGTTAGCTCTCTGCTCTTCTCCAACAGACTTTTGTATATTCGTAACAAAGTATATTAAAATATGAATTATAATTAGTAACaaaaagtttttatttatttttctgaaatataaaaaaataaaataaatattgttattAAAATTTTTagggaaagggtcaaatttaccctccaagtatggtttatagtttaaatttgccctccgtcaaagtttgggatcaaatttgccctccccGTTAGGATACTTGTTATATTTGCCCTTTTATGGATGGAAGTGTGACTTCGACTAAAAAATTAGCCACGTAAGCTCTACACAGACTCCCAAACTCAATTATTTTAACATATGGACTAAAAAATTAGCCACGTAGGTTCCACGCTTGGTATTATGTTTGGTAACGTCATGAATGGCTAAAGCTggtaatatttttcttatgtaACTACATGTATTGTTCTTATGTGAGGCACAATCtggtttaagaaaaaataaagaactcTAAGTCGCCTTTCTGTTCTCTCTTTTGTTCTCTctcttttctaaaataaaaggaTGGTGGGTAAACGGGTCACGGGCTATGGGTTAAAATAATTGGGTTTGGGAGTCTATGTGGAGCCTACGTGGCTAATTTTTAGTCCAAGTCACACTTCCATCCATAAAAGGGTAAATATAACAAGTATCCTAACgggaagggcaaatttgatcccaaactttgacggagggcaaatttaaactataaatcatacttggagggtaaatttgacccttttcccaaatttttattcacgtttttaatttaaaaaaaaaaagagaataaatatctttaaaatatatatcttttaaaattcttaaatAAGAAAAGAACACAAATTATTCCAACGAAATTTCTAACTTGCTTCCTAGacagtggcggatccagaatttttaCTTAGAGGTtccaaaaaaacaacaaaaaccaaatataataaaaaatattgtcAATGGGAATTGAACCTGGGATACATGACAATTTAAACCTTTTGCATTTATTTaaggtgttcaaaagttaatatatgtacataaacacagaaaatttaccctGTATATACACCGTAATTTTTTGCCGAACACTCTCGGCATGCTATAAATCCGCCCCTGTTCCTAGATTACCCTTAA
Coding sequences within it:
- the LOC132032805 gene encoding F-box protein SKIP22-like isoform X3 codes for the protein MKLRIRCFETKQTLKINIPSSSCTLQELKHVISQAFPSSSSSNSIHLSLNRKEELQNSEETLQSIGITSGDLIFFTYNPNVFSISTQTHIPKSNPNQDSNLLNKLDTQIVQECKTVENMDTQIVQESETVKKMDTQLKNTDTQVVQEPEKVKNLDTQVVQEPEKVKILDTQMVQEPEKVRNMDTHEAKTLNSIHQGDETDDFMEVDGDYSGVNLTKSFSVPGFLRKVFTEELSDDGGRDHKLLVVALHAVFVESGFVLLDPVSFTELSGTQFLKNWPSGASRMRLFYTLPEVIDHVKRGNSDVIHTIELKFQSLGMFFIAHGSLSGGVSARRVTLNEDQLVPFLNVVWANCGLNEEVNGVSITSPEKEVFMFWRNVKDGLVLPLLIDLCEKSGLALPPCFTRLPTDLKLKILESLPGVEIAKVSCLSSELRYLGSSDDLWKKKYAEHFGDGEISGEGGHWKEKFVKSWESRKRRKVSSRRRFVDPLSFLGGPHRFPGPWRPHIIGGDYDLFAPQFDNTGNPFGRAPPSRLLHPLSNHVPRCNLGGHRSNFT
- the LOC132032805 gene encoding F-box protein SKIP22-like isoform X2 yields the protein MKLRIRCFETKQTLKINIPSSSCTLQELKHVISQAFPSSSSSNSIHLSLNRKEELQNSEETLQSIGITSGDLIFFTYNPNVFSISTQTHIPKSNPNQDSNLLNKLDTQIVQECKTVENMDTQIVQESETVKKMDTQLKNTDTQVVQEPEKVKNLDTQVVQEPEKVKILDTQVKILDTQMVQEPEKVRNMDTHEAKTLNSIHQGDETDDFMEVDGDYSGVNLTKSFSVPGFLRKVFTEELSDDGGRDHKLLVVALHAVFVESGFVLLDPVSFTELSGTQFLKNWPSGASRMRLFYTLPEVIDHVKRGNSDVIHTIELKFQSLGMFFIAHGSLSGGVSARRVTLNEDQLVPFLNVVWANCGLNEEVNGVSITSPEKEVFMFWRNVKDGLVLPLLIDLCEKSGLALPPCFTRLPTDLKLKILESLPGVEIAKVSCLSSELRYLGSSDDLWKKKYAEHFGDGEISGEGGHWKEKFVKSWESRKRRKVSSRRRFVDPLSFLGGPHRFPGPWRPHIIGGDYDLFAPQFDNTGNPFGRAPPSRLLHPLSNHVPRCNLGGHRSNFT
- the LOC132032805 gene encoding F-box protein SKIP22-like isoform X1 yields the protein MKLRIRCFETKQTLKINIPSSSCTLQELKHVISQAFPSSSSSNSIHLSLNRKEELQNSEETLQSIGITSGDLIFFTYNPNVFSISTQTHIPKSNPNQDSNLLNKLDTQIVQECKTVENMDTQIVQESETVKKMDTQLKNTDTQVVQEPEKVKNLDTQVVQEPEKVKILDTQVVQEPEKVKNVDTHVVQEPEKVKILDTQMVQEPEKVRNMDTHEAKTLNSIHQGDETDDFMEVDGDYSGVNLTKSFSVPGFLRKVFTEELSDDGGRDHKLLVVALHAVFVESGFVLLDPVSFTELSGTQFLKNWPSGASRMRLFYTLPEVIDHVKRGNSDVIHTIELKFQSLGMFFIAHGSLSGGVSARRVTLNEDQLVPFLNVVWANCGLNEEVNGVSITSPEKEVFMFWRNVKDGLVLPLLIDLCEKSGLALPPCFTRLPTDLKLKILESLPGVEIAKVSCLSSELRYLGSSDDLWKKKYAEHFGDGEISGEGGHWKEKFVKSWESRKRRKVSSRRRFVDPLSFLGGPHRFPGPWRPHIIGGDYDLFAPQFDNTGNPFGRAPPSRLLHPLSNHVPRCNLGGHRSNFT